Genomic segment of Patescibacteria group bacterium:
TCTGGCCAACAATCTCTATTGTTACCGCAACATATAATTCTGGCAGAACACTAGATCGGTGTTTATCCGCGGTTCGGGGTCAAGATTACTCTCAAGAGAAGATTGAAATTATCTTAGGTGATGGTGGTTCTACGGATAAGACATTGGAAATTGCCAAAAAATATCATGCAACTGTAATCAATATTCCAAAGGAAAAACAGCATGCCGAGTACAACCGAGGAGTAGCCTTTAATAAGGCTAAAGGAGAGTTGGTTCTAATTTTGGATCATGATAATTTTATTCCCACAACAACTTGGTTAAAGGATATGGTTATGCCACTTTTAGAAAACCCCAAAATGGTGGCAACAGAAACTAGCTACTATGATTACTCTCCAAATTACAAACTTATGGATCGCTACTGCTCACTTTTTGGCATTAGCGAGCCACTACCGTATTATTTGGGTAAGGCCGATCGATTACCCCAGAATGCAGACCATTGGATTAACTTGGGCAAGGCGATTGACAAAGGAAACTATTATCTGGTTAAATTTGAAAGCGACCCCCGAAAAATTCCCACAATCGGAACCAATGGCTGTTTAATGCGGAGAAAATTGGTTGCGGAGAATGCAGATGTTAGACCAGAATATCATTATCCTATAGATGTTATGGTAGATGTTATTAAGAATGGGCATAATGAGTTTGGTTTTGTTAAAAATTCCCTAATTCACCTAACTAATTTAAGCGGATTTTGGGTATATATTAGGAGAAGATTAATGTTTGCCGAGAGTTATCATTTTGAACACCATGCCCATCGTCGTTATAGTGTTGTCATGAAAGGAGACGA
This window contains:
- a CDS encoding glycosyltransferase family 2 protein is translated as MKNTIWPTISIVTATYNSGRTLDRCLSAVRGQDYSQEKIEIILGDGGSTDKTLEIAKKYHATVINIPKEKQHAEYNRGVAFNKAKGELVLILDHDNFIPTTTWLKDMVMPLLENPKMVATETSYYDYSPNYKLMDRYCSLFGISEPLPYYLGKADRLPQNADHWINLGKAIDKGNYYLVKFESDPRKIPTIGTNGCLMRRKLVAENADVRPEYHYPIDVMVDVIKNGHNEFGFVKNSLIHLTNLSGFWVYIRRRLMFAESYHFEHHAHRRYSVVMKGDEWAVAKYVFFSLTLVKPTWDAIKGYTKIHDVAWFINPFMCLATTFIYGYMTIKNQFIK